The genomic DNA AGCAGATGCAAAACAAAGTGAACGAATTACGAAAGTGAAGGGTTGGACATTTACAAACATAGGCACTAATCTGAAAAACCATAATCACGCAAGTAACATATCAAGGCAGACGCATATACACATTTTCACATAGAGAAATGAAGAGATGACAATAAATCTGAGAGTCCAATAGATTTCCTTTAATAGCGACCTCAACACTGAGAAGTGAGAAGTATGTTTTCTCTTACagaaacaaatagaaaatgacaataacaacGGGAACGTCATTATTTATACAGCTTGTCACTGTAAATATCTAAAGCTTTCTCACTTATCTCTTCAACGAAATAACGCTcacatttaacatttttcatttcctttCTTCGTTTTCAATGAAGTTCTTTATTGCCAAATTTAATTTCCTGAATAGTAAAatacattaaagaaataacTTTTAAAAGTACAAAGAGACATATCTCGGCAACGTTGCTGGCACCTGCGTCGTTAGCGAATGTCAACGTCGCTATGCGATGGTTACTAATAACAACGGATGATGTACCGACATCTTCGCCACCAATACCCTGAGCCTAGGTAGGTGTATGTACAATACCTGAACCAATAGCAGGCACGTTTGTCACGATCTGCGGTGAATAAAGAGAATGTTTTTTATTATATGCATTTATTGAATTTAAACTTGAGTGACTAAAAATAGAAGTTACCTCATGTTGAACGTAAAATGGAATACAACATTGAGCTTAATTGCTCCACTCCTGTCCTGCTAACACTGCATTTGGCTTTAACTCCTGAACAAAGATGTGTGGGACATGCACAAGGCGATACCAGAGGCATTGTCCTTGTGATTTTTGTCGAGTGTTGTTGTCAAATAAACTCGCCGATTCTGTCTTCGCTGATCGTTGACTAATACTGATCGatctgattgtaaaatttggaaGAAACGCTCTCAACATGTCGCATTTTTACAGTTGTCTGGTGTGTTATGGAGTAACAACACTTTTCTTAAAAATAAGCACACGCGGGATTTTCAATTCAGCTTATTACAACCGTACACCTACCTTGATCTCCGTGTGACAGAGCAGTCAACCAATAGATGTTCCTGCCCTCGCATTTTTCGGAGATGGTTTCGCCCACGACGGATCGGTTTATGATTGGTTTACCAGCCAGAGTGTAGTACTCGTCTTTTTCATCGTCGTCTGGATTTGTGCTCTGAAAGAGAGATAAGAATAGAATTGTCAGCCATTGGGTCGCGGAAAAATTATGTTTCTGTTTAAATGTAGACAACGTTTTATGTTGACATACTTATTACACATGTGTCGATCTGTACGAGTAAGCTATAAGATTAAGTTTTCTGGTAATATAACGTTTTAATAATGTGATAGGAATACGTTAACTTTTTTCAAGGAAGTAAGAACTGTCACACTTTCTCCCAGGTTTTCCCTTGTACATCATCGATATTATGATGATGTCACTCTGCCATCGGCTTGCTCATTTGGTCAGCCCTCCTACTTACCTTGGAGTCGCCACTTTCGATATCTGCCTTCAAATCCGCAGGTGAAGTGTTTTCATCGCCGTTCATTGGCTTGACATAACACGAGTCCCCGTCTCTCGGAATGAAAGCTTCAAGGCCCTGTTGATGAGATTAATTTTTTTGGTTGCAAggactacaattattttgattatttaaGTCATTTCGCTATTCTTCTTAAATTAGTTGTAAGTGATAACCAAACCACGATTCTCTAATCGATAGCTAAATGTGGAAACATATGTCACAACCTTTAACAATCGGACGACACCAGCCATAATGAGTGGAATCAATGCATCCTGAGAGAATTTGGTAATTTTCCTCGAGTTTAAAGAAGGTTTTTGACAGATTTCATACATTTGTCGATATGCTTGCGATTGCCGATCAGAATGGAAATATCTTAAGATGAACAGCAATAGTATTGCATTTTGTCATGTCTACTAGTTTGCATTCGTGCTATCACGGGGTAAAAGTTTAGATGCAATTATAGTGCTGGTGAACTTGAGTTGGTTCATGTTGGCTAAATATCGGAGGTCAGCAATCGCCCACATTCGCATCATGTAAACTTTGAACAACACATAGAGTTCAACTGAAATTCGAAAAAGCGTGAGAAATAGTTACATGATGGGTTGAAAAACCTTAGAAAGCAAtcttaaacaaaaacaacataattttttttctaaccTTCTTCATCTGGCAGGGTTTTTCTAGAGAGTACGTATATTTACTACACGATTTAGGAAGTCAAGGCGATTCACTTggacttgggggggggggttaaacaATAGAATGCAATAAATTACTCACCGT from Ptychodera flava strain L36383 chromosome 12, AS_Pfla_20210202, whole genome shotgun sequence includes the following:
- the LOC139145460 gene encoding arenicin-1-like, with the protein product MKSLVIVVAYLAISAVQSAPADPAESKANTYSVTVNDGGTEREETIVIDEEKNVEIFKSVNSDDADVVEDFNTGLEAFIPRDGDSCYVKPMNGDENTSPADLKADIESGDSKSTNPDDDEKDEYYTLAGKPIINRSVVGETISEKCEGRNIYWLTALSHGDQDRDKRACYWFRYCTYTYLGSGYWWRRCRYIIRCY